A genomic segment from Alkalilimnicola ehrlichii MLHE-1 encodes:
- a CDS encoding penicillin-binding protein activator, translating to MRYRLLPLLLLTALLYACAPPEPPAPEPDIPPTERAQALAEQGELAARRGAAEAAVAQLQRALELAPNHDRADDWRIRLAEIAADRSQTREADELRETLAERPLDVDQRERLALLEASLLLAGGHTLQAWRIIQPMAPPPEAFAERYYQVRAQALERLDLPLDAVRARVERSDRLDDEQALTHNHEQIWALLDNAPLNSLRDRRPVSADRFGGWVELAWLVRNYRLEPRQLDDALARWERRFPSHPGGPYVTDRIVGEYREKMIDPTEIAVLLPLTGPLADAGRAIRDGIMAAHLAAEGDGPDLRILDSAGRDIVALYRRAVSDGAELVIGPLEKGQVDALAGAEELPVPVLALNTLSGGVEGRAGLYQFGLAPEDDAAEAARQARRTGWQRALVLVPDSDWGRRLAEAFSQTFEAAGGEVLEAQRFATDQADHAGPLRALLNLDIGDRRARQVRATLQRSVEHVDRRRQDADFLFLGATTGQARLLVTQLHYHQGVGLPVLATSHIHSTGDDPELWADLDGVLFMETPWMLDAGVRTDDGLDRATLEALWPEPIASHGRLFALGVDAYRLVPYVELLQARGGERIDGFSGRLSMDERGRIQRGLLPARYTHEGPELLQEENGEDLGL from the coding sequence ATGCGCTACCGCCTGTTACCCCTGCTCTTGCTGACCGCCCTGCTCTATGCCTGCGCGCCGCCGGAGCCGCCGGCCCCGGAGCCCGACATCCCGCCCACGGAACGGGCGCAGGCCCTGGCCGAACAGGGCGAACTGGCCGCCCGGCGGGGCGCGGCCGAGGCGGCCGTGGCACAGCTCCAGCGCGCCCTAGAACTGGCGCCGAACCACGACCGGGCGGACGACTGGAGGATCCGGCTGGCGGAGATAGCGGCGGACCGCAGCCAGACCCGGGAGGCGGACGAGCTCCGGGAGACGCTGGCAGAGCGACCGCTGGACGTTGACCAACGGGAGCGCCTGGCCCTGCTCGAGGCCAGCCTGCTGCTGGCCGGCGGGCATACCCTCCAGGCTTGGCGCATCATCCAGCCCATGGCGCCCCCACCAGAGGCCTTCGCCGAGCGCTACTATCAGGTCCGCGCCCAGGCCCTGGAGCGACTGGACCTGCCGCTGGACGCGGTCCGCGCACGGGTAGAGCGCAGCGACCGGCTCGATGACGAACAGGCACTGACCCACAACCATGAACAGATCTGGGCCCTCCTCGACAACGCCCCGCTGAACAGCCTGCGCGACCGCCGGCCGGTCTCCGCCGACCGATTCGGTGGCTGGGTGGAGCTCGCCTGGCTCGTCCGTAATTACCGGCTCGAGCCCCGCCAGCTGGATGACGCCCTCGCCCGCTGGGAACGGCGCTTTCCGTCCCACCCCGGTGGGCCCTATGTGACCGACCGCATCGTCGGCGAATACCGTGAGAAGATGATCGACCCCACCGAGATCGCCGTCCTGCTGCCGCTCACCGGCCCCCTGGCGGACGCCGGGCGCGCCATACGCGACGGCATCATGGCCGCCCATCTGGCGGCGGAGGGTGACGGCCCCGACCTGCGCATCCTGGACAGCGCCGGTCGCGACATCGTGGCGCTCTACCGGCGGGCGGTATCGGACGGCGCGGAACTGGTCATCGGCCCGCTGGAGAAAGGCCAGGTGGATGCCCTGGCGGGTGCGGAGGAACTGCCGGTGCCGGTGCTGGCGCTAAACACCCTGTCAGGCGGCGTGGAGGGCCGGGCCGGGCTCTACCAGTTCGGGCTCGCCCCGGAGGATGACGCCGCGGAAGCGGCGCGTCAGGCGCGCCGGACCGGCTGGCAACGGGCCCTGGTGCTGGTGCCCGACAGCGACTGGGGCCGACGCCTGGCTGAGGCCTTCAGCCAGACCTTCGAGGCAGCCGGCGGCGAGGTGCTCGAGGCGCAACGCTTCGCCACCGACCAGGCGGACCACGCCGGCCCGCTGCGGGCACTGCTCAATCTCGACATCGGCGACCGGCGCGCCCGGCAGGTGCGCGCCACCCTGCAGCGCAGCGTCGAGCATGTGGATCGGCGACGCCAGGACGCCGACTTTCTGTTCCTGGGGGCCACCACCGGGCAGGCCCGTCTGCTGGTGACGCAACTGCACTACCACCAGGGCGTCGGGTTGCCGGTACTGGCCACCTCGCACATCCACAGCACCGGGGACGACCCGGAGTTGTGGGCGGACCTGGATGGGGTGCTCTTCATGGAGACACCCTGGATGCTGGACGCTGGCGTCCGCACCGACGACGGCCTGGACCGCGCCACCCTGGAGGCATTGTGGCCAGAGCCGATTGCCAGCCACGGCCGGCTGTTCGCCCTCGGCGTGGATGCCTACCGCCTCGTCCCCTACGTGGAACTGCTGCAGGCTAGGGGCGGCGAGCGTATCGACGGCTTCAGCGGCCGCCTGAGTATGGACGAGCGAGGGCGGATTCAGCGCGGCCTGCTGCCGGCCCGTTACACCCATGAGGGCCCGGAGCTGCTGCAGGAGGAGAACGGCGAGGACCTGGGCCTGTGA
- a CDS encoding UDP-N-acetylmuramoyl-L-alanyl-D-glutamate--2,6-diaminopimelate ligase produces the protein MMRLRTLLQPWLDLTDADDRPVGGLAVDSRDIEPGFVFVALRGSRHHGLGYLGDALAAGAGAVLWEPAGDVAPEPDERTAAERAGVPLIAVPDLGRRLGPIAARLYGDPSARMRVVGVTGTDGKTSVTQYLAQLLDREAHRCGLVGTLGSGFPDSLQPGTHTTPDAASVQRTLARLHRQGAAQVAMEVSSHALDQHRVAGVRFHTAVLTNLGRDHLDYHGDLAGYAEAKSRLFGVPGLQWAVLNLDDAFGRQVHGALAGGTRALGYSLAGHPQAGVRGEGLVLEPQGLRLRLSTEWGEAPVQAPLLGAFNAANVLAVAAAALSLGVALPVIVERLAGLRPVPGRMEPFTRPGRPSVIVDYAHTPAALRGALAAVRAHYRGAVWLVFGCGGDRDRGKRPLMGEAAAELADRVVLTDDNPRREDPDRIIDDIRQGAPGRDWPVLRDRAGAIRHAVERAGPEDVVLVAGKGHETVQQIGDRCLPFSDREAVVQALGEEEGA, from the coding sequence ATGATGCGGCTTAGGACACTCCTCCAACCCTGGCTCGATCTCACCGATGCCGACGACCGCCCGGTCGGCGGGTTGGCGGTGGATAGCCGGGACATCGAGCCCGGCTTCGTCTTTGTGGCCCTGCGCGGTTCCCGGCATCACGGGCTGGGTTATCTCGGGGACGCCCTGGCCGCCGGTGCCGGGGCAGTGCTCTGGGAGCCGGCCGGGGACGTGGCGCCCGAGCCGGATGAGCGCACCGCCGCTGAGCGCGCCGGGGTCCCGCTGATCGCGGTGCCGGACCTGGGTCGGCGGCTCGGTCCCATTGCCGCGCGGCTGTACGGCGACCCCAGCGCGCGGATGCGCGTGGTGGGGGTCACCGGCACCGACGGCAAGACCTCCGTCACCCAGTACCTGGCGCAGTTGCTCGACCGCGAGGCCCATCGCTGCGGGCTTGTCGGCACCCTCGGCAGCGGCTTCCCGGATTCCCTTCAGCCCGGCACCCATACCACGCCCGATGCGGCGAGCGTGCAGCGGACGCTGGCTCGGTTACACCGTCAGGGCGCCGCCCAGGTGGCCATGGAGGTCTCCTCCCACGCCCTGGACCAGCACCGGGTGGCGGGCGTCCGGTTCCACACCGCGGTGCTCACCAACCTGGGGCGCGATCACCTGGACTACCACGGCGACCTGGCCGGGTATGCCGAGGCGAAATCGCGCCTGTTCGGGGTCCCCGGGCTGCAGTGGGCGGTGCTCAACCTGGACGACGCCTTCGGGCGGCAGGTGCACGGGGCCCTGGCCGGCGGCACCCGGGCGCTGGGCTACAGCCTCGCCGGCCACCCCCAGGCCGGGGTGCGCGGCGAGGGGTTGGTGCTGGAGCCGCAGGGCCTGCGCCTGCGGCTAAGCACCGAGTGGGGCGAGGCGCCGGTGCAGGCCCCGTTGCTCGGTGCCTTCAACGCCGCCAACGTGCTGGCGGTCGCGGCCGCGGCCCTGAGCCTGGGCGTGGCCCTGCCGGTGATCGTCGAACGCCTGGCCGGCCTGCGGCCGGTGCCCGGGCGGATGGAGCCCTTCACCCGCCCCGGGCGGCCCAGCGTGATCGTTGACTATGCCCACACCCCGGCGGCCCTGCGCGGCGCCCTGGCGGCCGTGCGGGCCCACTACCGGGGCGCGGTCTGGCTGGTCTTCGGCTGTGGCGGTGACCGCGACCGGGGCAAACGGCCCCTCATGGGCGAGGCGGCCGCGGAACTGGCCGACCGCGTGGTGCTCACCGACGACAATCCGCGCCGGGAGGACCCGGACCGGATCATTGACGACATCCGCCAAGGCGCCCCCGGTCGCGACTGGCCGGTACTGCGCGACCGCGCCGGCGCCATCCGCCACGCGGTGGAACGGGCCGGCCCCGAGGACGTGGTGCTGGTGGCCGGTAAGGGCCACGAGACCGTGCAGCAGATCGGCGACCGGTGCCTGCCGTTCAGTGACCGCGAGGCCGTGGTCCAGGCCCTGGGCGAGGAGGAGGGCGCATGA
- a CDS encoding ClpXP protease specificity-enhancing factor: protein MTSSRPYLIRALYEWIVDNGLTPYLLVNAEHEGLVAPMEYVDAGKLVLNVAPRAVHNLAMGNEAVEFSARFGGVPQDVRVPVMAVMAIYARENGQGMLFGEADEEGGDGPSSGGPDDDGPNGGPDGGGSRPNLRVVK, encoded by the coding sequence ATGACATCGAGTAGACCGTATCTGATCCGCGCGCTGTACGAGTGGATTGTCGATAACGGCCTTACCCCCTACCTGCTGGTCAACGCCGAGCACGAGGGGCTGGTGGCGCCCATGGAGTATGTGGACGCCGGCAAGCTGGTGCTCAACGTGGCGCCGAGGGCCGTGCATAACCTGGCTATGGGCAACGAGGCCGTGGAGTTTTCCGCCCGCTTTGGCGGGGTGCCCCAGGATGTGCGGGTGCCGGTGATGGCGGTGATGGCCATTTATGCCCGGGAGAACGGCCAGGGGATGCTCTTCGGGGAGGCCGACGAGGAGGGGGGTGACGGGCCCTCAAGCGGTGGGCCGGACGACGACGGGCCCAACGGCGGTCCGGATGGCGGCGGCAGCCGCCCCAACCTGCGGGTGGTCAAATAG
- a CDS encoding phosphoheptose isomerase, which yields MNPHDRIVQHFHESIRTKQMAMDALTESIADAGHLMAQALQAEGKILSCGNGGSAGDAQHFSSELLNRFEMERPGLPAVALTTDSSTLTSIANDYSYQEVFAKQVRALGQAQDILLAISTSGQSGNVNAAVAAAHERGMAVVALSGKDGGEMAGLLAERDVEIRVPSDVTARIQEVHLLAIHCLCDLIDQHLFGGA from the coding sequence ATGAACCCCCATGACCGCATCGTTCAGCATTTCCACGAGAGCATCCGCACCAAGCAGATGGCGATGGACGCGCTCACCGAGTCCATCGCCGACGCCGGCCACCTGATGGCCCAGGCACTACAGGCGGAGGGCAAGATCCTCAGTTGCGGCAACGGGGGCTCCGCCGGCGACGCACAGCACTTTTCATCGGAGTTGCTGAACCGCTTCGAGATGGAGCGCCCCGGCCTGCCGGCGGTGGCGCTGACCACCGACAGCTCCACCCTGACCTCCATCGCCAACGACTACAGCTACCAGGAGGTCTTCGCCAAGCAGGTCCGCGCCCTGGGCCAGGCGCAGGACATCCTGCTCGCCATCAGCACCAGCGGCCAGTCGGGCAACGTCAACGCGGCGGTGGCCGCCGCTCACGAGCGGGGCATGGCGGTGGTGGCCCTGAGTGGCAAGGACGGCGGCGAAATGGCCGGCCTGCTGGCGGAGCGGGACGTGGAGATCCGCGTACCCTCAGACGTCACCGCACGCATCCAGGAGGTGCACCTGCTGGCGATCCACTGCCTCTGCGACCTGATCGACCAGCACCTGTTTGGGGGCGCCTGA
- the ftsL gene encoding cell division protein FtsL, giving the protein MSRGMAIALCLGLVVAVLGSALGVVASKHQHRSLFMELQGLSAEADHLNVEWGMLQLEQGTWAGHGRVERVGRERLGMVMPGREDIVIIRP; this is encoded by the coding sequence ATGAGCCGCGGCATGGCCATTGCGCTATGCCTGGGGCTCGTGGTCGCCGTCCTCGGCTCGGCGCTGGGCGTGGTCGCCAGCAAGCACCAGCACCGCAGCCTGTTCATGGAGTTGCAGGGGCTGTCCGCCGAGGCGGACCACCTCAATGTGGAGTGGGGCATGCTGCAACTGGAGCAGGGCACCTGGGCCGGGCACGGCCGGGTGGAGCGTGTGGGCCGGGAGCGTCTGGGCATGGTGATGCCCGGGCGCGAGGACATTGTCATCATTCGCCCCTGA
- the mraZ gene encoding division/cell wall cluster transcriptional repressor MraZ, which produces MFRGVTHLNLDAKGRMAFPSRYRDRLMGLCDGEVVATIDYESPCLMLYPLPDWEVLERDLVKLPSLNPQARRLQRLLIGHAHDLQLDGSGRVLLPQPLRDYANLDKKIVLVGQVHRFELWDAEAWEQARTDWLDEARQDGVPDELGSLTL; this is translated from the coding sequence GTGTTCAGGGGGGTCACACATCTCAATCTCGACGCCAAAGGGCGCATGGCGTTCCCGAGCCGTTATCGGGACCGTCTAATGGGCCTTTGCGACGGCGAGGTGGTGGCGACCATCGATTACGAGTCCCCCTGCCTGATGCTCTATCCGCTCCCGGACTGGGAGGTGCTGGAGCGGGATCTGGTCAAGCTCCCCAGCCTCAATCCACAGGCACGGCGCCTGCAGCGCCTGCTGATCGGCCACGCCCATGACCTGCAACTCGATGGCAGCGGGCGCGTGCTGCTGCCGCAGCCGTTGCGTGACTACGCCAATCTGGACAAGAAGATTGTGCTGGTGGGCCAGGTCCACCGGTTTGAGCTCTGGGATGCCGAGGCCTGGGAGCAGGCCCGCACCGACTGGCTGGACGAGGCGCGCCAGGACGGCGTTCCCGACGAACTGGGGAGTCTGACGCTGTGA
- a CDS encoding peptidoglycan D,D-transpeptidase FtsI family protein: MSRRAQKTAMPQVAGWRLGVVALVFFLLVGALMWRAVELQVLDRQFLQTQGEARQMRTRAMPAHRGVITDRHGEPLAISSPVDSVWADPGQLLDHPEAVTALAELVGMPRARLQRRLEARPGSEFAWVRRQVSPEQAEAVRRAALPGVALQQEYRRFYPSGEVSAHLLGFTNIDDQGQEGLELTYDAWLRGEPGRKRVIQDRLGRVVEDVELLREPRAGRDLALSIDRRLQYLAYRELKAAVREHDARGGSLVLLDVESGEVLAMVNQPGFNPHRRNEIGNGVQRNRAIIDAYEPGSLIKPFTVLAALREGVVRPETSLSTSPGTLRVGRHTIRDIRDYGEIDVTTLLQKSSNVGAVRLALEMEPDALWGLLLEMGFGASTFVGFQGEATGRVSSMPPRDEVQRATLSFGYGLTATPLQIARAYATLAAAGVQRPVSLLHRNGQPPESEEQVLDPALSRQVLEMLETVTQPGGTGTRAAVPGYRVAGKTGTVRKAGPTGYGEDDGYIAMFAGVAPVSRPRLAMAVLVDGPRGDEYYGGQVAAPVFGQVMAGALRLMNIAPDGDALPSGLIVAGGEGRP, translated from the coding sequence ATGAGCAGGCGAGCGCAGAAGACCGCCATGCCCCAGGTTGCCGGCTGGCGCCTGGGCGTGGTGGCGCTCGTCTTTTTCCTGCTGGTCGGCGCTCTGATGTGGCGGGCGGTGGAGCTGCAGGTGTTGGACCGGCAATTCCTGCAGACCCAGGGCGAGGCCCGGCAGATGCGCACCCGCGCCATGCCGGCCCATCGTGGCGTGATCACCGACCGCCACGGTGAACCGCTGGCGATCAGCTCGCCGGTGGATTCGGTGTGGGCCGACCCGGGTCAGTTGTTGGACCACCCCGAGGCCGTCACCGCGCTGGCGGAACTGGTGGGCATGCCGCGTGCCCGCCTGCAGCGGCGGCTGGAGGCACGGCCGGGTAGTGAGTTCGCCTGGGTCCGGCGCCAGGTCTCGCCCGAGCAGGCCGAGGCCGTGCGCCGCGCGGCCCTGCCGGGGGTGGCGCTGCAGCAGGAGTACCGCCGTTTTTACCCCTCCGGCGAGGTCAGCGCCCACCTGCTGGGCTTCACCAACATCGACGACCAGGGTCAGGAAGGCCTGGAGCTCACCTATGACGCCTGGCTGCGCGGCGAGCCGGGTCGCAAGCGGGTCATCCAGGACCGTCTGGGGCGGGTGGTGGAGGACGTGGAGCTGTTGCGCGAGCCCCGCGCCGGCCGCGATCTGGCGCTGAGCATCGATCGCCGCCTGCAGTATCTGGCCTACCGGGAACTGAAGGCCGCGGTGCGTGAGCACGATGCCCGCGGCGGCTCGCTGGTGCTGCTGGACGTGGAATCCGGCGAGGTGCTGGCGATGGTCAACCAGCCCGGCTTCAATCCCCACCGGCGCAACGAGATCGGCAACGGGGTTCAGCGTAATCGTGCCATTATCGACGCCTATGAACCCGGCTCCCTGATCAAGCCCTTCACGGTGCTGGCGGCGCTGCGTGAGGGGGTGGTCCGGCCGGAGACCTCCCTGTCGACCAGCCCCGGCACGCTGCGGGTGGGGCGCCATACCATCCGCGATATCCGCGATTACGGCGAGATCGACGTCACCACCCTGCTGCAGAAGTCCAGCAATGTCGGGGCCGTGCGCCTGGCCCTGGAGATGGAGCCGGACGCTCTCTGGGGGCTGCTGCTGGAGATGGGCTTCGGGGCCAGCACCTTCGTCGGCTTCCAAGGCGAGGCCACTGGCCGGGTGAGCAGCATGCCGCCGCGGGACGAAGTGCAGCGGGCGACCCTCTCCTTCGGCTACGGACTCACCGCCACCCCGCTGCAGATCGCTCGCGCCTATGCCACCCTGGCCGCCGCCGGCGTCCAGCGCCCGGTGAGCCTGCTCCACCGCAATGGCCAGCCACCGGAGTCGGAGGAACAGGTCCTGGACCCCGCGCTCTCCCGCCAGGTGCTGGAGATGCTCGAGACGGTGACCCAGCCCGGCGGCACCGGGACCCGCGCAGCAGTGCCGGGGTACCGGGTCGCCGGCAAGACCGGCACCGTGCGCAAGGCCGGGCCCACCGGCTATGGCGAGGACGATGGCTACATCGCCATGTTTGCCGGGGTGGCACCGGTGAGCCGGCCACGTCTGGCCATGGCGGTCCTGGTGGACGGGCCGCGGGGCGATGAATACTACGGCGGCCAGGTGGCGGCACCGGTCTTCGGGCAGGTCATGGCCGGCGCGCTGCGGTTGATGAACATCGCCCCGGATGGCGATGCGCTGCCCTCCGGCCTCATCGTTGCGGGCGGGGAGGGGCGGCCATGA
- the rsmI gene encoding 16S rRNA (cytidine(1402)-2'-O)-methyltransferase, translating into MSNLQGTLYVVATPIGNRGDISERARRVLAGVAVVAAEDTRRSGQLLSHYGISARLVSLHEHNEDRQVPRLLARLQAGEDIALISDAGTPLVSDPGYRLVSACAWAGVRTSPVPGPSAVMAALSVAGLPTDRFCFEGFLPARPGPRRKALAALAAEPRTLVLLESSHRILDSLRTVAEVFGPERPAVVARELTKTWETVLRGPVGALVQRLEADPDQRRGEFVLLLAGAPATASDDETLLHTLRPLLAELPVKRAARVAAQITGAPRNRLYQLALREKGVEG; encoded by the coding sequence GTGTCAAACCTCCAGGGCACCCTTTACGTGGTGGCCACACCCATCGGCAACCGGGGCGACATCAGCGAGCGGGCCCGTCGGGTGCTGGCCGGGGTGGCGGTGGTGGCCGCCGAGGACACCCGCCGCTCCGGCCAGCTCCTCAGCCATTATGGCATCAGTGCCCGGCTGGTGAGCCTGCACGAGCACAATGAGGATCGCCAGGTCCCCCGGCTGTTGGCGCGTCTGCAGGCCGGCGAGGACATCGCGCTGATCTCCGATGCCGGGACCCCGCTGGTCAGCGACCCGGGCTACCGGCTGGTCAGCGCCTGTGCCTGGGCCGGCGTGCGGACCAGCCCGGTGCCCGGGCCCAGTGCGGTCATGGCTGCGCTCTCGGTGGCGGGCCTGCCCACCGACCGCTTCTGCTTCGAGGGTTTTCTGCCTGCGCGCCCCGGCCCGCGCCGCAAGGCCCTCGCCGCGCTGGCCGCGGAGCCGCGCACCCTGGTGCTGCTGGAGTCGAGCCACAGGATACTGGACAGCCTGCGAACAGTGGCCGAGGTGTTCGGGCCCGAGCGCCCCGCGGTGGTGGCTCGGGAGCTCACCAAGACCTGGGAGACCGTGCTGCGGGGGCCGGTGGGCGCGCTGGTTCAGCGGCTGGAGGCGGACCCCGATCAGCGTCGGGGCGAATTCGTGCTGCTGTTGGCCGGGGCACCGGCGACGGCCAGCGATGATGAGACGCTGTTGCACACCCTCCGGCCGCTGCTCGCCGAACTCCCTGTCAAGCGGGCGGCGCGGGTGGCGGCTCAGATCACCGGGGCCCCGCGCAACCGGCTCTACCAACTGGCGCTGCGGGAGAAGGGCGTGGAGGGTTAA
- a CDS encoding YraN family protein produces MNRRRPSAPAPHLETGNRGERRALEHLTGQGLELLECNFRCRAGEIDLIMRDGEVVVFVEVRVRTHPGYGGALASITPAKQRRLARAAARWLQRHRLTQRAVCRFDVVTFDGERPQWLRHAFTAPG; encoded by the coding sequence GTGAACCGCCGCCGGCCATCCGCCCCCGCCCCTCACCTGGAGACCGGCAACCGGGGCGAGCGCCGGGCCCTGGAACACCTCACCGGACAGGGGCTGGAACTGCTGGAATGCAACTTCCGCTGCCGGGCCGGCGAGATCGACCTCATCATGCGGGACGGCGAGGTGGTCGTGTTCGTGGAGGTGCGGGTGCGGACCCATCCGGGTTACGGTGGCGCACTGGCCTCCATCACCCCGGCGAAGCAACGCCGGCTGGCCCGCGCCGCCGCCCGCTGGCTGCAGCGCCACCGGCTCACCCAACGGGCCGTCTGCCGCTTTGACGTGGTGACCTTCGACGGGGAGCGGCCCCAGTGGCTGCGCCACGCCTTCACCGCCCCGGGCTAG
- the rsmH gene encoding 16S rRNA (cytosine(1402)-N(4))-methyltransferase RsmH, translating to MNGGPAGQDAHRPVLLDEALDALAIRPHGVYVDGTFGRGGHAAGILARLGPEGRLWLVDRDPEAIAVARARHGDDPRCTIAHGRFDELPGRLEAAGLLHRVDGLLLDLGVSSPQLDSAERGFSFMREGPLDMRMDTSRGVTAREWLEQVDEKTLSRALRDYGEERHSRRIARALIRAREDGALPETTGALARLIAENVPGRPEPGKHPATRSFQALRIAINGELEALDALLERICDLLAPGGRLVVISFHSLEDRRVKRYIRKQSTVGDLPPSVPVAPEALQPRLRSVGRALRPGEAEQAANPRARSAVMRVAERLP from the coding sequence GTGAACGGCGGGCCGGCGGGGCAGGACGCACACCGGCCGGTGCTGCTGGACGAGGCCCTGGACGCCCTGGCCATTCGTCCGCACGGGGTCTATGTGGATGGCACCTTCGGCCGGGGCGGCCATGCGGCCGGCATCCTTGCGCGTCTGGGGCCGGAGGGGCGCTTGTGGTTGGTGGACCGGGATCCGGAGGCCATCGCCGTGGCTCGGGCCCGGCACGGGGACGACCCCCGCTGCACCATCGCCCATGGCCGTTTCGATGAATTGCCCGGGCGGCTGGAGGCGGCCGGATTGCTGCATCGGGTGGACGGCCTGCTGCTGGACCTGGGGGTGTCGTCGCCGCAACTGGACAGTGCCGAGCGCGGTTTCAGCTTCATGCGCGAGGGGCCGTTGGACATGCGCATGGACACCAGCCGCGGGGTGACGGCTCGGGAATGGCTGGAGCAGGTGGACGAGAAGACCCTGAGCCGGGCGCTGCGTGACTACGGTGAGGAGCGGCACAGCCGCCGGATCGCCCGGGCGTTGATCCGGGCCCGCGAGGACGGGGCACTGCCGGAGACCACCGGTGCCCTGGCCCGGCTGATTGCTGAGAACGTACCCGGGCGGCCGGAGCCGGGCAAACACCCGGCCACCCGCAGCTTTCAGGCCCTGCGCATCGCCATCAATGGCGAGCTGGAGGCCCTGGATGCCCTGCTGGAGCGGATCTGTGATCTGTTGGCCCCGGGGGGGCGACTGGTGGTGATCAGCTTTCACTCGCTGGAGGACCGGCGGGTCAAACGCTACATCCGCAAGCAGTCCACCGTGGGCGATTTGCCGCCCAGCGTGCCGGTGGCGCCGGAGGCGCTGCAGCCGCGCCTGCGGTCCGTGGGCCGGGCGCTGCGCCCGGGGGAGGCCGAGCAGGCGGCCAATCCTCGGGCCCGCAGCGCGGTGATGCGGGTGGCGGAGCGGCTGCCATGA
- a CDS encoding UDP-N-acetylmuramoyl-tripeptide--D-alanyl-D-alanine ligase, whose protein sequence is MSRFTLQEVAEWTGGTRHGDAVTVGEVGLDSRGLAPGGLFVAMAGERVDGHDFIADAARRGAAAALVERDGDWPLPVVRVADTRAALQALGAAWRRRLAARVVGVTGSNGKTTVKEMIAAILARRGATLATRGNLNNELGVPLTLLRLDREHRYAVIEMGANAPGEIARLTAIAAPEVAVITNAGPAHLEGFGDLAGVARAKGELFLGLPDAGVAVVNADDPQAPTWYALVGDRRCLRFGRGADADVRATAETAGGHFELQIPGGRHPVRLPLPGRHNVMNALAAAAVAVALEVPLGDIVAGLEACSGVAGRLQWRTGREDCRILDDTYNANPASLQAALDVLAAEHGERWLVLGDMGELGAGAEALHAEAGEAARRAGVHRLFAVGTLAAAAARAFGEGGRHFDDRDSLLAALLAELSGEVRVLVKGSRFMGMDRIVAGLAGGDEQAGES, encoded by the coding sequence ATGAGCCGTTTTACCCTGCAGGAAGTGGCGGAATGGACTGGCGGCACCCGCCATGGTGACGCCGTCACCGTGGGCGAGGTCGGACTCGACAGCCGGGGCCTGGCGCCGGGCGGGCTCTTCGTCGCCATGGCCGGCGAGCGGGTGGACGGCCACGACTTCATCGCCGACGCGGCCCGGCGCGGCGCCGCCGCCGCCCTGGTGGAACGGGACGGCGACTGGCCCCTGCCGGTGGTGCGGGTGGCGGACACCCGCGCCGCATTGCAGGCCCTGGGCGCTGCCTGGCGCCGCCGGCTGGCGGCGCGGGTGGTGGGGGTGACCGGGAGCAACGGCAAGACCACGGTCAAGGAGATGATCGCCGCCATCCTGGCCCGGCGCGGTGCCACCCTGGCCACCCGGGGGAACCTCAACAACGAACTCGGTGTCCCCCTGACGTTGCTGCGGCTGGACCGCGAGCACCGCTACGCCGTCATCGAGATGGGGGCGAACGCCCCCGGCGAGATCGCCCGCCTCACCGCCATTGCGGCCCCGGAGGTCGCTGTCATCACCAACGCCGGCCCGGCGCACCTGGAGGGGTTTGGCGATCTGGCCGGGGTGGCCCGGGCCAAGGGCGAGCTCTTCCTGGGCCTGCCCGACGCGGGTGTGGCGGTGGTGAATGCCGACGACCCCCAGGCGCCGACCTGGTACGCCCTGGTGGGCGACCGCCGCTGCCTGCGCTTCGGTCGTGGCGCCGATGCCGACGTCCGTGCCACCGCCGAGACCGCTGGCGGTCACTTCGAACTGCAGATCCCCGGCGGCCGCCACCCGGTGCGCCTGCCGCTCCCGGGGCGGCACAACGTCATGAACGCCCTGGCCGCGGCGGCGGTGGCGGTGGCGCTGGAGGTGCCGCTGGGCGACATCGTCGCCGGCCTGGAGGCCTGCTCCGGGGTGGCCGGACGGCTGCAGTGGCGCACCGGGCGCGAGGACTGCCGGATCCTGGACGATACCTATAACGCCAACCCGGCCTCGCTGCAGGCGGCGCTGGATGTGCTGGCCGCCGAGCACGGCGAGCGCTGGCTGGTGTTGGGGGATATGGGCGAACTGGGCGCCGGCGCCGAGGCGCTGCACGCCGAGGCCGGCGAGGCGGCGCGCCGGGCCGGGGTCCACCGGCTGTTCGCCGTCGGGACGCTGGCGGCGGCCGCGGCCCGGGCCTTCGGTGAGGGCGGCCGCCATTTCGATGACCGGGACAGCCTGCTGGCGGCGCTGCTCGCCGAGCTGTCCGGCGAGGTGCGGGTGCTGGTGAAGGGCTCGCGTTTCATGGGTATGGATCGCATCGTCGCCGGGCTGGCCGGCGGCGATGAGCAAGCGGGAGAGAGCTGA